TAACCAAGAATTCCTAGACATGAGAGGGTCAGACCACAGGCCAGTGTTGGTGAGATTGATCTCCTCTGTCAAACCCTTTAGAGGAAGCTTTCGCTTTGACTGAAGATTTCTAAATCATCGAAGGGTGAAAGACGAGATCAAGAAGGCATTGTTAACGAATCACCCACTTTTTGAAGTGAAGGTTTCAGATAAACTGAAAAGATGCAGGAAGGCTTTGAGTAGATGGAAAAAGAAAGAGTCTCTAAATTCCAGGGACAAGATCAACCAGATTCAACAAGCTTTGGAAGAACAACAGTCTGCTTGTTTCCCCTCTGCCCACAGAGTTAACTATCTTAAGAGCGAGCTTATCAGAGCATACAAAGAGGAAGATACGTATTGGAAGCAAAAAAGCAAAGATCGATGGGCTGTCAAAGGGGATTTGAACACAAAATAGTACCATGAATCAGTCAAGTCGTCAAGGGCGAAGAACAAGATTATTAAACTGGTGGATTGTAATGGACAAGCTCACTTTTCTGGGGCAGCTAAAGCAGAAGTGGCAAATGATTATTTCAGGAATCTGTTCAAATCGTCAGCTGCGGAGGACTTTAGTGAAATCTTTGAAGGTTTTACTAGTAGAGTGACAGATGGGAAGAATGAATTCCTGACCAGAGAGGTTACCGTGGAAGAGGTCAGAGAGGCTGTTTTTACTATCAAACCAGGGAGCGCACCGGGACCAGACGGTATGACGGGTTTGTTCTTCCAAAAGTATTGGGAGATAGTGGGAGCTCAGGTGACCAAGGAAGTGCAGCAGTTTTTCACGTCAGGAGTTTTTCCAGTGGAATGGAATTATACCCATCTCTGCCTGTTGCCGAAAATTCTGGATCCCACGCTGATGACTGACTTAAGACCCATCAGCCTTTGCTCGGTGTTGTACAAAATCATCTCAAAGATCTTGGTAAGTAGACTGAAGCCCTTTCTCGCAGATTTGGTTTCGCCTACACAGTCTGCATTTGTAGAAGAAAGGCTTATTACTGACAACATACTTATTGCCCACGAGATGATTCATGCGTTGAAAACAAATGAGAAAGTGGCTAAGGAATTTATTGCCATCAAATCGGATATGTCTAAAGCATACGACAGAGTAGAATGGGGATGCTTGAGAGCTCTTCTTCTTGCCTTGGGTTTTGATCCTGTTTGGACTGAGAGGGTTATGTTTTGTGTAACATCGGTTACCTACTCTACCCTAATTAATGATGAACCGTTTGGGCGCATTCAACCAGAGAGGGGTTTGCGTCAAGGCGATCCCATGTCTACATTTCTGTTTGTTTTGTTCACTGAAGGTCTCATTCATATGATGGAACAAGCTGTGAGAGGAGGAAGACTTCAAGGCATTCAGTTTTCAGAGAATGGACCGATGATCCACCACATGTTGTTTGCTGACAATAGTTTGATGATCTGTAAGGCATCGCTAGCTCAAGTCTCTGAATTGCTGCAAATTTTGCGGGTGTATGAGAAAGCGACGGGCCAGACGGTTAACCTAGATAAGTCTGCTATCACTTTTGGGGCAAAGCTGGATGAGATTTCCAAACAATTGTTGAGAGATCTCACGGGGATTGAGAAAGAAGGTGGTACGGGGTCTTACTTAGGGCTGCCTGAGTGCTTCAGCAGATCAAAAACAGACATGCTAgcttatatatatgataaactcaAGGACAGGTTGTCTTGTTGGTTCGTGAAGCTACTGTCGCATGGAGGTAAGGAGGTCCTGATCAAAGTAGTGGCTATGGCAATGCCGGTTTATGCGATGTCTTGCTTTAAACTGACCAAGAAATCCTGTGAAAATTTAACGAAGGCAATGGCGGATTTTTGGTGGAATGCTCTGGAACACAAGAGGAAGATTCACTGGCTCAGTTGGACGAAACTTTGTTTAGCCAAAAAACAGGGGGGTCTGGGCTTTAAAGACATACAGAGGTTCAATCAATCTCTTCTGGCCAAGCAAGCGTGGAGAATACTCAACAATCCCGAATCTCTCTTTGCTAGAGTCTTCAAAAGCAGATACTTTGAGCATGGTGATTTCCTTTCTGCTAGTAATGGTACTAGACCCTCTTACGGATGGCGGAGTATCCAGTTTGGCAAAGAGTTGCTTAAACAAGGTCTCAGGAAACATGTTGGAAATGGTAACTCTATCTCGGTCTGGGTAGATGCATGGATTGAAGGAGATGTGCAGAGAAGGCCCTTGATGAAGAACATCTTTGTGGATATCATGTTGAAAGTAAAAGATCTTATAGATGTAAACAACAACTGCTGGAAGCTTGAAACTCTCAAGGAACTTTTCTCCGAGGAGGATATACAAAGAATCCTTAAGATGGAAGTGGTGGCGGACCAAGAGGATTACTGGGTATGGGTTCATAACAGAAATGGAAGCTATTCGGTGAGGTCTGGGTATTGGTTCATCAGCAGACAATCCAATTGTGATATACACAGAGAAGTTGTGGCGAGACCTTCCTTAAACGATCTCAAGTTGGAAGTTTGGAAGATCAAAACCCcaccaaaaattaaaacattcaTGTGGAAGGCTCTAAGCAATGCGATCCCTGTGGGTGAACTGCTAGTGAAGAACGGAATCAAGATGGATCCGTGTTGCCAAGCTTGTGGTTTTCAAGGTGAATCCATCAACCTCTCTTTGATTGTGCCATTACTAGACAGGTATGGGCTCTAGCTTATGTGCCTAATCCGATGAATGGTTTTGATAAGGTTTCCCACTTCTCTAACATCCATTATCTCATGATGCTGATGAATAACATGGAGGTTGATGAGAAGGTTAGAAATATGATCCCTTGGATTGTGTGGTATTTATGGAAGACTAGAAATGGGATCATCTTTGAAGGGAAGGCGGTCATTGCACAGGATGTGGTGGAGAAAATTTCAGAGGAAGCAGAGTTCTGGTTGATTGCACAAAAACAAGAaagagaggaggaagaggaggagagaaAGGCGCGGGAGGCAGCTAGAAAATGTTGGGAGCCGCCGCGAGCTGGATGGATAAAGTGCAACATTGGAGTGGATTTTGATAAGAAGGTATCAAAGAGTGGAGGAGCTTGGGTGGTGAGAAATGAGAGAGGCAAAATTCTCATGCATAGTAGACGGGTGTTTATTAATGTCAAATCTCTGGATGAAGCAAAATACAAAGCTCTGCTGTGGTCTTTGGAGAGCTTAAGCTTTCATCATCTCAACAGAGTCATTGTTGCATTGGATGATGATAAGCTCACAAAGGTGATTCTCAGACCCAAAGCGTGGCCTAATTTCAAAGCACAATATGTTGAGCTGGAGAAAAGATTGAGAAGAGTGGAATGGTGGAGAATAGTAAAAGAAGATAGATCAACAAACAGAGGGTCTTTCCTCATAGCTCAAAGTGCGGCGAAAGGTGGTTATCTGCAATCCTATGTTGCGGCTGGTGGCCCCTTGTGGCTACGAGAATTGTTTGAGAATGAGGAATTTTCGCCCTCTACTTAGTTGATTATTGTCATGTGATCGATGACTAGTTTTTTGAATCTTATGTTATGGCTATGTACAAGTGTTTTATAGTGGGGAAGGGTAGCTTTGTTTGGGTAGTTGGTCTGATAAGTTTTTTGGATAAGAGAGTTCCTTCTTGTGGCTGATCTTCTGTAAGTGAATGTTGGTCTTGATGACCTTACATTAATATACCAgatgacacaaaaaaaaaaaaagtatgtcaCTAGGGACAGGCATCCCCATCGAGAGAACTGTATGCATTAAGTTCAAACGATACAAATGAAATAAGAACCATTAAACTATTAAAGCTAAACCATCAATAGTCTCcactaaaaaatatttcctctctatttttaaataaatatcacTACGACATTTTTcacgcatattaaaaaaatatatataattaagtttctattaattacatatctttgatcaataatatttgagataaataaaattatttataagatcaatgtaatttataattaatttaaaccgaaaataaataaaattaaaattttaaaataacatttaatatgaaatagAAAGAGGACTACTCAATCAATAGTATCTTTTCTCACGTCACAACATTCATTAAGTTTGCAAGTTCGAATTCTTTTACATTCGTGTTAATGAAAGTGAAACATCACTACGATATGGACTGATTTCCaatcatatactatatatttagcCAATTCGAAATGTTTTATTTGCACAAATCAAactaagtaaaaataaaattgattggAAAACTTAACAAATccaataatattttcaaaatgaatgtttgtataaattttgttcATTTAGATTTAACATACGGAAATTTACCGAATTTTTTCCACATTCGTAACAACGCTTTGTTAACAGGACTGAAGGAATCATGTCTATAAATCGGGTTGAGCTAGTCAGATTTGTATACAAATTCCAAAGTATTGATGTCCTGTATATGCATTTTTTCTTTATCGACTATTATGTTATCAAGGTCTCTACGTTGTATACATTGAATCATCGGCCAGACTGAATTTACATCCATGATCCATTGCTGTTTGAAGACTATCTAATACTGACTGTGttttatacacacacatatcTAATACATAATGCACCACCTCAGAATATGTAGTTATCTTTTCAAAGCCTACCATATCgtcattttattataaaaggGAAAATGAAAAAGATCCAAAACAATGGGCTCATAtcttataattaaaaagttattatGCATGAGTTTCACCTAATTCCAAGTCTTAAGTTCTTCCTTTTTCTGGAGCTATAAGGAGCAGTCAACAGCTTCTATGttcatatagtatataattagacatttaaaatacaattacatcaattttatatagtttactagTTTGTAATCTTTGGACCTATTCCCCCTATTCAACATCAAGTTTTGGAAAAAACAAATACAGCATTAGTTAATCACTTATCACAAAAAGACAACCTTCTTTTCTGCAAAAGAACATGATCTTCGAAGAAACCCATGAAGTCGAATCTTCAACCCATTGTTTTCTTTCTTAGAATATGCAACTTCTAAAACATACTgatttaactaaataaatacaaaatttgttttaaataattcTTGGATTTCGATGGTCGATGCAACAAACAGAAACAAGATCATTAACTCTTAGTCTAACAGTATAGAAGGCTAGCAATAATGATCTATATCTCGTAGTGACCAACAATGATTTCGAAGTAGAGATTGCATAATGTGAAGAGAAACCAGACACGTCTTACTAATCGCATTTTCAGTTATGTAGAGGATTTGGACCTGTGTGAACAAATCTCTTGTCGTCTTTATAAACATCAtctctgtcttcttcttcttgatgtggACCTGCGAATGACACAGAGGCTCTGGGGGACTGAAACGAGGCTGTTCTGTGGAGAGGACCAACCTTTCTCGGTGAAGGGTACGGTTGGTGATAATACTGGTCAGGAGAAAGAGCTGATGAAGACAAATCAAACTGAGCAAAGATCAAGATTCCCCACAAGAACATGGTGAAGGCCGCTGCtcgtctccttcttcttcttttggcaTGCTCTTTGCCTACAGAGTCTTCCATAAGGGTTTGATTCAAgtgaaaaaagaaaatgttttatggGTTTTTTAAGAAGCCCATGAGGGAGTGAAAACAGAGTATCTGAGTATAGTTCTCTATGTGTTTTCTTCTGAAGGAATGTTCCTCCCCCCCCCCTCCTGTTTTGTGGGTATTTGGTAGTGTAGAGCAGGTTAGGATTCAAGTAGCAGATGAGAAAAAACAGGTTTTGACTAACTATAATAATAGTTCTTTTGAGGAAAAAGTGATAACTTTGAGTAGTTCTTTTGAGGAAAAAGTGATAACTTTGAGTAGTAGTAGAAGATAATCCCAAAAGACAAAactcttttctttgttttgagtGAAGTCTAAGTAACAAAAAAGTTTGTCTGAGATTCTTTGGATGATGAGAAAGAAGAATGAAGTAGTAGGAGGAGAAACTTTAAAGTTTTCTTTATCTTATGTGTATCAAACAATCTTGACCCCTTGATTCCTGGGAGAACCTTCTCATAAGTGCACTACTCAGATCTTTAAGCTTAACTTTTTTCCTATCCCTTATTATACTTATATTCTTATCTCCCCTCCAATGCATTAATTGTTCTCTCtacttaaatattataatttttaattctgCCATTTTGCTTGGAGATGGTGCAGTGTACAGTCCAGTATTAATAGCCTTTGTCCCCTGGGGAAAAAATATATCGAATTTATGTTTCTGAGAGGAGAGAGAAGGATTCTACGCGTAACATGTAATGTGcataaagtgtttttttttttatcttttggaTTGAAATTTAACAAGGATCAAGAGTTTAATACATAATCATCACATCCTATACTGGGATGGATTGATCAAAAACTAAGGCTACTCAACGCCGGAAAAACGGCTTATATCCATGTCTGCACTATGAAACCAaagaaaatacatatccaaacaatattaacgtgtaaaaacattcataaactaaataaaaatttgaattacGTACCTAAACTCATAACACATAGCTAAATCATGCCTATAGCCAGTTATATGATGATTTGgactacttttttattttaaatttttgtagtTTAGTCCctataattctattttttgttaatatgccttaaataacttaaataatcaaatttattgtatttataattttagtttgaaaagtacaattttattttttgaccatattttaattaaatttaaataataaatttaattatttatcagaaATTTAGATAGTTatcatatacaaaataataattaatttagttatcaaAATATGTTATCTACCTTATTAAAATATgagaattaattataaataatcttaCCCACATGTAATATTTACAAGAAATACCactcaatttatatttatataagattttctttacaaatataatcattcaaattttaatcaaCATAACTAAAAATACTCTTTACAGTAGAGATCTTTAATAATATTACCCTtacttaataaaaagaaaagaatggctAGTTAACCAAAAATAGTTTCGAACCCAGCatctcaagaaaaaaaatatcgcATACAACCACTAGACcatattacattatttttattttgctacAAAACTagtatgtaatattaataatacacaaaaattttacaaaactatTTCCGATTAATTCTCGTATAATTACCGAATAATTGATTCGGCGCTAGGTTAGGGTCAAGCGCACGGATTATGCTTAGCGTAATTAAAATTGGTTTTGATaactacaaacaaaaaattacaaatttttaattttatttatattatatatatcacgCAAGCACATAATAAGATTTGCAATTAAAATaacctaagaaaataaaaaaaatattttataaactttaagaaCTTTAGTGAGATTAAATTAAGCTTTAAATTATGATACtgtttttatgttgttttctatttatttaaatttctttgtATCATatttcaatatgaaataataataataatatatttatattattaaatctattttatttgataaaaaatatttttattttatatatcaccatatattaaaatttatttccaattttgaaattataaataaggccaatttgatgattttaattatttgaggcactttacaaacaaataaaatgacaaagactaaaatataataatttttaaaaaataaatcaatacattttaaaatggaCTAACACATGTCAGTTACGAGACATGTTTTAGCTATTTGTTATGAGTTTATGTATGCaattcaaattattatttagtttaagaATGTTTTGGCACGTTAATATTGTTtggttatatattttctatgccTTCATAGTGCGGGCATGGATAAGCCGTTTTCCCACACAACGCCTTTAGGAGAGACTATGCCGGATACCAACCGGAGCCACAAGCCGACACTTTCGGAAACGTTAAGACACAAGCTAAACCATAAACATCACACAAAAAATCCTTCACCAGAATCACACTTCTACGAAGTAGTATCACACATAATCGCTAGTAGAGCCAGTAACCTTAAAGGCCCTTTCTGGAAAAGCCAAAATGAAGCTGGAAGCAAGCATCAAGGAAAAAAGAACGAGAACACAGAAGGGCTACccatccaaacccaaaccagaCCGCCGCTTAACTGAAACCATAGCAAGAACACCAAACCTCCTGGAGATGACAAGAACCACTTGCTTGAGCCGGATCCAAACTAAAGGAATAGAGCCTCATCACATAAACCTCTTCACCACTAAGTATGAGACCATCGAAGACAGATGAGCGACAGGATACTGGAGACACGAGACCACCCTGAGAAGAGCAAGACTCCTAAACTGACGGAGTGGAGACTGGATAATAAAAGAAGCGGCGGGGATACACAACTTAAACCATTGGGTCAAGCCTTGAGAAAACACTCGTTGCTCACGAAAGCAAATCAGGACGGCAACCACCAGCGATTTAAAGAAATACGAACAAGCAGGCCACACAATCCAAAGACAGAACGAATCAAATCTAAGGAACCGCTAAGCGAAGAGAAGCGGAGAAGGTGATACCTGAGAAGGATCAACTTGACAAGACAAAAGCAGAGGACCTTCGAGAAGCCAGAAACCCAGGAAGAGATGAGCATGACGGACCCAAACGCTGACCACAAACGACTCACCTGACAACAACTTGACCCATTCTGATGGAAGAAAGAGATACAGATCTAGTCAAGCCCATCAAGCGAACCACCGCGGCAACGAAAAATCAAACACACCGTAACATCTTCCAGACTATCGAAGGAAAACCTCAAAACACCTCTAACGCCTAAAGTCCCGGCGCCGACAAAGCTCGCCGGACGCCGGAGAAGGAGAAACactaatctttctattttctctctctcgcGGCTGCTAGGGTTTTCGATCTTCACGCTGTAAGTCTTAAACCATATTGCACAAAGTGTTTTTACTACCTTTAATGGAGGAATTACCTTAGTTTTGctaaattgaaaacaaaacaacGTTCGTTTCACAAATCTTGACGACCTCTGTTCTCTGTTTTGTCAGCGTCTCTCTTTCATTCATGTAAAGTTTTTTTTCCTCGAGTCCATGCTTTTCAACTCTCAGAGAAAACTAAACAGAGGCAAAAACTCAGTTCTTGATCCCTGTCAAAATAGCATCTAATGACTGGCATATTACATTGAATTCCAGTTTTTATACCCTTTAACGCCTGCAAAATGAAAGTAGTTCAATTTTACCAACTTTTACTTTACCAGAGATGCACAATACAAAACCTGTAAAAAACTAATGACATTTCTCAAGAAAGATACAAAACCcattaattggcaaaaaaaaacaGCGGGAAAGATCTACATAATTAATGAtcaattaaatatcatataaccAATAATGAGTATGATGTGCTAAGTGACGTAGCTAGTCTCTCTACCTTATTTAGTAGTCTATGTTTCAGGCATTTGACATCTACAGAGGATGAAGCAAAGCTTTAGAATTTGTTGCCATTTGCATGTTTTGTGGATCAGGAGCTTGGTTTTGCTTTGACTGGACTTTTGCTATGCAACTCATAAGTCTCAGATACATTCAAGATCTGTCGATCCATTTCTCATCAGATCTCTCTTAATACACCAGATCAATAAGTGAAGTCCCCAGAACACTTTGCTAGAGCATACACCATTTTTTTtaagggaaattgccaaaaatatcacatacataatatcatttttcatatttacttTAACCACTGTTATACCTTTATAATTTTAGGGTTAATTAATTTACATTTAGGGTTTAAACTTGATAGATGAGTTAGTGGATAGGGCTTTTATAATATAGagtttatgattctaataaatatataaataaatatttaaaaaattataaaaataatttaaaatatagtttcaaaaataattttcgaacttcaaaaagaaaatttgaaaataataataaaaaattcaaaacaattcaaaaaaaatcaaaaaaaattcaaaatattttttttttataaaaaagtttgaatttgaaaaagtataattcgaaaacataatttttttaaaaaaaattaaaaaattatttattatatatataggagcaaatatataagagtcttttgtcttttaatgaaaaatgtatttttgaaaatatctctttagtgataaacatgaataatgataCCAACAATGTGGTAAACATGAAGATTCTCTATTTTTCAAGGGTAAAACTGAAACCTATGATTGCAAATGTGATTTGTTTCCTCTattgaaaaaatgaattttgcCTAGCTTCCTCATTTATTACTTTGTCAACACAATTCCATTTACAAGAAGCTGCATACAAATTAGACACTAGTAATTGGTGTGCACCAATGTCAGAAGCTGTATCGACAAGAAAGTTTGCTACTCTCTGGCCCAATTTCACATCACGATGAACCGCACAAGCACCCAATAAGCCCCATATACCACATCTGGTTCCAACGGCATGTCTTTTTGCAAACTCATAGGCCTCCTCTAGAAGACCAGAGCGTCCTAATAGATCAACCATATACATGCATCTTGTCTCGGCTCAATATTCTTATAATTCGATCATGAGCTTGAAATACACTTTTCCTTCATTCACAAGTAATTTGGTCTTAGCCCCTCTCGTTCTGCATCACATTAAATAAGGCCAAGACTTAATCGTTATCTCCATTCACTGCATACCTACAGTCAAAGGCCAAAAGCCCTAGTTGAGAGATCGCCTTCACAAACCGATTAGTAAGCTCATCAGGGCGGACATCAAGATCAAGTATTTTTTATAAAGTAGGATGCTTTCAAAGGGAAGCCTTTTTTAGCGTACAATTTGATAAGAGTGATCGAAAGAAAAACCCACGGCTTGTGCATTTCGTCGAACCTGGCGAGCGTAACACATTACGCATGTCGCCTACAAGTATAAGATTCTCTGACAGCTGCGTTAAGAAGCTGTTCTTGACAGAGAAACCGGACGTTAAACGTACAAGCGCATGGATCTTCTTAAGCTGCTTCGGCTTTGAAGAGTTTGTTCGTATCAGCTTCTATTTTATTAATGGCGTTAGTTTAGCAGCATCgctttgattattattatttttttggtaattcaACGATCTTAAAAAAATCTCATGTATATTAATTCTGGAGCATTACGACATGTTTTCGTAGTCACGTGTTATCATTAGGATaattcttaaaatttttaaaaaataagttggtgcatataaatatatattatactttgtATTAAACTAACttcaaattgattagtagtatacaaaaaaatattctcaattatttccttaaataaaagctacggaattacctaatatgattaacatatatatgacaattaatgattgtgaataatacatatttgataacaatttttgtatcctctctatttttatttaattttaaattactaaaataaattaaacaatcacattaaacatatacaaaaaatagattttttcttatatgttatattttgatttttaaaacgac
This genomic stretch from Brassica napus cultivar Da-Ae chromosome C9, Da-Ae, whole genome shotgun sequence harbors:
- the LOC106416813 gene encoding CLAVATA3/ESR (CLE)-related protein 16, coding for MEDSVGKEHAKRRRRRRAAAFTMFLWGILIFAQFDLSSSALSPDQYYHQPYPSPRKVGPLHRTASFQSPRASVSFAGPHQEEEDRDDVYKDDKRFVHTGPNPLHN